From Enhydrobacter sp., the proteins below share one genomic window:
- the guaB gene encoding IMP dehydrogenase: MQFQEALTFDDVLLKPAASAVLPHQTDTRTRLTRTIELGIPLMSAAMDTVTEAPMAIAMAQAGGIGVIHKNLDAEAQANEVRKVKKFESGMVVNPLTIHPEQTLADALSLMSANQISGIPVVEKGGKLVGILTNRDVRFATDTSAKVSALMTKDRLVTVREGATQEEAKKLLHQYRIEKLLVVDDAYRCIGLITVKDIEKANKFPGAAKDEKGRLRTAAATGIGEDGVRRAELLIAADVDVIIVDTAHGHSRNVLDAVTRVKKLSNYCQVMAGNVATAEGAKALIDAGADAVKIGIGPGSICTTRMVAGVGVPQLTAIMETAEVCHAAGVPAIGDGGIKYSGDLAKAIAAGADCAMIGSLLAGTDEAPGEVVLYQGRSYKSYRGMGSIGAMARGSADRYFQAEVQSTLKLVPEGIEGRVPYKGPVGNILHQLVGGLRAAMGYTGNGTIKDMQTRSQFLRITGSGLRESHVHDVEIMREAPNYRGGM; encoded by the coding sequence ATGCAGTTTCAGGAAGCGCTCACCTTCGATGACGTCCTCCTGAAGCCTGCCGCGTCCGCCGTCCTTCCTCACCAGACCGACACCCGCACCAGGCTCACCCGGACCATCGAGCTCGGCATCCCGCTGATGTCGGCGGCGATGGACACGGTGACGGAGGCGCCCATGGCCATCGCCATGGCCCAGGCCGGCGGCATCGGAGTCATCCACAAGAATCTCGACGCCGAGGCCCAGGCCAACGAGGTGCGCAAGGTCAAGAAGTTCGAATCGGGCATGGTGGTGAACCCGCTCACCATCCATCCCGAGCAGACGCTGGCCGACGCGCTCTCGCTGATGTCGGCGAACCAGATCTCGGGCATCCCGGTGGTCGAGAAGGGCGGCAAGCTGGTCGGCATCCTGACCAACCGCGACGTCCGCTTCGCCACCGACACCAGCGCCAAGGTGAGCGCGCTGATGACCAAGGACCGGCTGGTCACGGTGCGCGAGGGCGCCACCCAGGAGGAGGCCAAGAAGCTCCTCCATCAATACCGCATCGAAAAGCTGCTGGTGGTCGACGACGCCTACCGCTGCATCGGCCTGATCACGGTCAAGGACATCGAGAAGGCCAACAAGTTCCCCGGCGCCGCCAAGGACGAGAAGGGCCGGCTGCGCACCGCCGCCGCCACCGGCATCGGCGAGGACGGCGTGCGCCGCGCCGAGCTGCTGATCGCGGCCGACGTCGACGTCATCATCGTCGACACCGCGCACGGCCATTCCCGGAACGTGCTCGACGCCGTCACCCGTGTGAAGAAGCTCAGCAACTACTGCCAGGTCATGGCCGGCAACGTCGCCACCGCCGAGGGCGCCAAGGCGCTGATCGATGCCGGCGCCGACGCGGTCAAGATCGGCATCGGCCCGGGCTCGATCTGCACCACCCGCATGGTGGCGGGCGTCGGCGTGCCGCAGCTCACCGCGATCATGGAGACGGCCGAGGTCTGCCACGCTGCGGGCGTGCCGGCGATCGGCGACGGCGGCATCAAGTATTCCGGCGACCTCGCCAAGGCGATCGCCGCCGGCGCCGACTGCGCCATGATCGGCTCGCTGCTCGCCGGCACCGACGAGGCGCCGGGCGAAGTCGTGCTCTACCAGGGCCGCTCCTACAAGTCCTACCGCGGCATGGGCTCGATCGGCGCCATGGCGCGCGGCTCGGCCGACCGTTACTTCCAGGCCGAGGTGCAAAGCACGCTGAAGCTGGTGCCCGAAGGCATCGAGGGCCGCGTGCCCTACAAGGGCCCGGTCGGCAACATCCTTCACCAGCTGGTCGGCGGCCTGCGCGCGGCGATGGGCTACACCGGCAACGGCACCATCAAGGACATGCAGACACGCAGCCAGTTCCTGCGCATCACCGGCTCGGGCCTGCGCGAGAGCCACGTCCACGACGTCGAGATCATGCGCGAGGCGCCGAACTACAGGGGCGGCATGTAG
- a CDS encoding RsmB/NOP family class I SAM-dependent RNA methyltransferase, producing MTPGARVAATIELLDGIVSHSERPADLVANAFFRQRRFIGGGDRRAVSDRVWGILRRWGQLRWWLERAGHPEPRAPRAIVAADLLLHDSLSLADLEAIFDGGRYRPAPLDEAEVRVLRQLDGHSLPHPEQPDWVRLNVQAWIAPHLKEAYGEAWGREIAALETPPPVDLRVNRLKATVDEARAALAREGIDTEPMRYSPDGLRLRKRLSVVAGKAFQDGLVEIQDEGSQLVAALVGAAPGMSVADYCAGAGGKTLAIAAGMNNKGRVVAMDVLETRLDRSAQRLRRAGAHNVERRPLDADNRKWLKRQAGAFDRVLVDVPCTGTGTWRRNPDGRWTLGRKDLEELVPKQAAILDAAAKLVKPGGRLVYATCSVLPAENERQVEAFVARHPDFEAVPVPWPELASGPYLRLSPLRHGTDGFFAALLQRSKPMTPPSSHDDDTSPGNGGGKSEP from the coding sequence GTGACACCGGGCGCGCGGGTGGCCGCCACCATAGAGCTTCTCGACGGGATCGTCAGCCATTCCGAACGGCCGGCCGACCTCGTCGCCAACGCCTTCTTCCGCCAGCGCCGCTTCATCGGCGGCGGCGACCGCCGCGCCGTGTCCGACCGCGTCTGGGGCATCCTGCGCCGCTGGGGACAACTTCGCTGGTGGCTGGAGCGCGCGGGCCATCCCGAGCCCCGCGCGCCCCGGGCCATTGTCGCTGCGGACCTGCTGCTGCACGACAGCCTGTCGCTCGCCGACCTCGAGGCGATCTTCGACGGCGGCCGCTACCGCCCGGCGCCGCTCGACGAGGCGGAGGTCCGCGTGCTGCGCCAGCTCGACGGCCATTCGTTGCCCCATCCCGAGCAGCCCGACTGGGTGCGGCTGAACGTCCAGGCGTGGATCGCGCCGCATCTCAAGGAAGCCTACGGCGAGGCGTGGGGCCGCGAGATCGCCGCGCTGGAGACGCCGCCGCCGGTCGACCTGCGCGTCAATCGCCTCAAGGCCACGGTCGACGAGGCGAGGGCGGCGCTGGCGCGCGAGGGCATCGACACCGAGCCGATGCGTTATTCGCCCGACGGTCTGCGCTTGCGCAAGCGGCTGTCGGTGGTCGCCGGCAAGGCCTTCCAGGACGGCCTGGTCGAGATCCAGGACGAGGGCAGCCAGCTCGTGGCGGCGCTGGTCGGCGCCGCGCCCGGCATGTCGGTCGCCGACTACTGCGCCGGCGCCGGCGGCAAGACGCTCGCCATCGCCGCCGGCATGAACAACAAGGGCCGCGTCGTGGCGATGGACGTGCTGGAGACGCGGCTCGACCGCTCGGCCCAGCGCCTGCGCCGCGCCGGCGCGCACAATGTCGAGCGCCGGCCGCTGGATGCCGACAACCGCAAATGGCTGAAGCGCCAGGCCGGCGCCTTCGACCGCGTGCTGGTCGACGTGCCCTGCACCGGCACCGGCACATGGCGGCGCAATCCCGATGGCCGCTGGACGCTCGGCCGCAAGGATCTCGAGGAGCTGGTGCCCAAGCAGGCCGCCATCCTCGACGCCGCCGCGAAGCTGGTGAAGCCGGGCGGCCGGCTGGTCTACGCGACGTGCTCGGTGCTGCCGGCCGAGAACGAGCGCCAGGTCGAGGCCTTCGTGGCGCGCCATCCCGACTTCGAGGCCGTGCCCGTGCCGTGGCCGGAACTCGCGTCGGGGCCGTATCTCCGCCTGTCGCCGCTGCGTCACGGCACCGACGGTTTCTTCGCCGCGCTGCTTCAGCGCTCGAAGCCCATGACCCCTCCGTCGTCGCATGACGACGACACCTCCCCCGGCAACGGGGGAGGAAAGAGTGAACCATGA
- a CDS encoding GNAT family N-acetyltransferase, whose protein sequence is MTVRIRRARRDDAAAIGRVHVETWRSAYAGLLPDAMLASMSDVRQSSWWSHAIADPAQARGIFVADDPDRGVIGFGSCGPVRDPPANLDGTERRVGEVYTLYVEPDFQNRGLGRRLLDALFRQLDTDGYDTAVLWMLADNPTRFFYEGMGGQRVGERTDTLAGQDVDEVAYAWRDLDAPLVRRKLAPDDLSS, encoded by the coding sequence ATGACCGTCCGCATCCGCCGCGCGCGGCGCGACGATGCCGCCGCCATCGGCCGCGTCCATGTCGAGACCTGGCGGTCGGCCTATGCCGGGCTGCTGCCCGACGCCATGCTGGCCTCGATGTCGGACGTGCGGCAATCGTCGTGGTGGTCGCACGCGATCGCCGATCCGGCGCAGGCGCGCGGCATCTTCGTCGCCGACGATCCCGACAGGGGCGTGATCGGCTTCGGCTCGTGCGGGCCGGTGCGCGATCCCCCCGCGAACCTCGACGGCACCGAGCGGCGGGTGGGCGAGGTCTACACGCTCTATGTCGAGCCCGACTTCCAGAATCGCGGGCTGGGGCGGCGCCTGCTCGACGCGCTGTTCCGCCAGCTCGACACCGACGGCTACGACACCGCCGTGCTGTGGATGCTGGCCGACAACCCGACGCGCTTCTTCTACGAGGGCATGGGTGGGCAGCGCGTCGGCGAGCGCACCGACACGCTCGCCGGCCAGGACGTCGACGAGGTCGCCTACGCCTGGCGCGACCTCGACGCCCCGCTGGTCCGGCGGAAGCTGGCACCCGACGACCTGTCATCCTGA
- the guaA gene encoding glutamine-hydrolyzing GMP synthase — protein sequence MADRLLIVDFGSQVTQLIARRVREAGVYCEIHPFQSVDEAKIKKFDPAGIILSGGPASVIEGAAPSADPAIFKADVPVLGICYGEQTMAHQLGGQVEAGHHREFGRAELDIKANSALFDGVWQPGDRKQVWMSHGDRVTKLPPGFAVIATSENAPFAAIADERRNYYGVQFHPEVMHTPDGAKLLRNFALRIAGCSGQWTMAAFRERAIAQVRAQVGKGKVICGLSGGVDSSVVAVLLHEAIGDQLQCVFVDHGLLRQGEAAEVVKLFRDHYNIPLIHADASGQFLKALSGVTDPEVKRKTIGSLFIDVFDREAHKIGGAQFLAQGTLYPDVIESVSFTGGPSVTIKSHHNVGGLPQRMKMKLVEPLRELFKDEVRALGRELGLPADLVNRHPFPGPGLAIRIPGDITKEKLDLLRQVDAVYLDEIRKSGLYDEIWQAFAVLLPVRTVGVMGDGRTYDQACALRAVTSTDGMTADYYPFDHAFLGRVAARIINEVRGINRVTYDITSKPPGTIEWE from the coding sequence ATGGCAGACCGTTTGCTGATCGTCGATTTCGGTTCCCAGGTCACCCAGCTGATCGCCCGCCGGGTGCGCGAAGCGGGGGTCTACTGCGAAATCCACCCCTTCCAGTCGGTCGACGAAGCCAAAATCAAGAAGTTCGACCCCGCCGGCATCATCCTCTCGGGCGGCCCGGCCTCGGTGATCGAGGGCGCGGCGCCGTCGGCCGATCCCGCAATCTTCAAGGCCGACGTGCCCGTGCTCGGCATCTGCTACGGCGAGCAGACCATGGCGCACCAGCTCGGCGGCCAGGTCGAGGCCGGCCACCACCGCGAGTTCGGCCGCGCCGAGCTCGACATCAAGGCCAACTCCGCCCTGTTCGACGGCGTCTGGCAGCCGGGCGACCGCAAGCAGGTGTGGATGAGCCACGGCGACCGCGTCACGAAGCTGCCGCCCGGCTTCGCCGTCATCGCCACCAGCGAGAACGCGCCCTTCGCCGCCATCGCCGACGAGCGGCGCAACTACTACGGCGTGCAGTTCCATCCCGAGGTGATGCACACGCCGGACGGCGCCAAGCTCCTGCGCAACTTCGCGCTGCGCATCGCCGGCTGCAGCGGGCAGTGGACCATGGCGGCGTTCCGCGAGCGCGCCATCGCCCAGGTCCGCGCCCAGGTCGGCAAGGGCAAGGTGATCTGCGGCCTCTCCGGCGGCGTCGATTCCTCAGTCGTCGCCGTGCTGCTGCACGAGGCGATCGGCGACCAGCTCCAGTGCGTGTTCGTCGACCACGGCCTGCTGCGCCAGGGCGAGGCCGCCGAGGTCGTGAAGCTGTTCCGCGACCACTACAACATCCCGCTGATCCACGCCGACGCCTCCGGGCAGTTCCTGAAGGCGCTCTCAGGCGTCACCGACCCCGAGGTGAAGCGCAAGACGATCGGCAGCCTCTTCATCGACGTCTTCGACAGGGAGGCGCACAAGATCGGCGGCGCGCAGTTTTTGGCGCAAGGGACTCTCTATCCCGACGTGATCGAATCGGTCTCCTTCACCGGCGGGCCGTCCGTCACCATCAAGAGCCACCACAACGTCGGCGGCCTGCCCCAGCGCATGAAGATGAAGCTGGTCGAGCCGTTGCGCGAGTTGTTCAAGGACGAGGTGAGGGCGCTCGGCCGCGAGCTCGGCCTGCCGGCCGACCTGGTGAACCGCCATCCGTTCCCCGGCCCCGGCCTCGCCATCCGCATTCCCGGCGACATCACCAAGGAGAAGCTCGACCTGCTGCGCCAGGTCGACGCCGTCTATCTCGACGAGATCCGAAAGTCGGGCCTCTACGACGAGATCTGGCAGGCCTTCGCCGTGCTGCTGCCGGTGCGCACCGTGGGCGTGATGGGCGACGGCCGCACCTACGACCAGGCCTGTGCGCTCCGCGCTGTCACCTCGACCGACGGCATGACCGCCGACTACTACCCGTTCGACCACGCCTTCCTGGGCCGGGTGGCCGCCCGCATCATCAACGAGGTGCGGGGGATCAACCGGGTGACGTACGACATCACGAGCAAGCCGCCAGGGACGATTGAGTGGGAGTAG
- a CDS encoding three-Cys-motif partner protein TcmP, producing MVEKRYDWNEGAKLEEHSHRKHKVLREYFFDYLTVRCKLPQQERFRLAIVDGFAGGGRYQCGTPGSPLIFIEELKRASESVNAQRTAHGLSAIEIECLLILNDESAAAIELLKTHVAPAQVEVAQTTPKLHLRIEYLNQAFESAYPNIKGLLERGRYRSVVFNLDQCGHSHVERTTIVDIMRTYPSAEIFYTFMISSLLAFLQRTEPDRLRTQLAYLNLSQLDLQNLDSSIVSNNGWLGAAERIVFEAFRMCAPFVSPFSINNPNGWRYWLIHFANVYRARQVYNNVLHENSSLQAHFGRSGLNMLSYDPSHDGKLYLFDMSGRASAKNQLADDIPRLVMESGDAMPVSDFYESIYNITPAHTDDVHSAIIENPDLEVVTPSGGERRKANTIAVNDVLKIKTQRSFFPLFLNANSARRK from the coding sequence TTGGTAGAAAAGCGATACGACTGGAACGAGGGAGCCAAACTAGAAGAGCACTCGCACCGAAAGCACAAGGTTCTGCGGGAATACTTCTTTGACTATCTGACAGTTCGCTGCAAGCTCCCCCAGCAAGAGCGGTTCCGACTAGCTATTGTTGACGGCTTCGCGGGTGGTGGCCGGTACCAATGCGGCACACCTGGGTCGCCACTGATCTTCATTGAAGAGCTCAAGCGAGCGAGCGAGTCGGTAAATGCGCAGCGGACTGCCCACGGCCTCAGCGCTATCGAAATAGAATGTCTCCTGATTCTTAACGATGAAAGTGCCGCCGCGATCGAGCTTCTGAAGACTCATGTTGCACCTGCACAAGTCGAAGTCGCTCAGACCACACCCAAGCTCCACCTTCGAATCGAATATTTGAATCAGGCGTTTGAATCCGCGTACCCCAACATCAAGGGGCTATTGGAGCGTGGTCGCTATCGCAGTGTCGTCTTTAATCTCGACCAGTGCGGACATAGTCATGTCGAGCGAACCACAATCGTTGACATCATGCGCACTTATCCTTCTGCCGAAATCTTCTACACATTTATGATCAGTTCGTTGCTTGCCTTTCTTCAAAGGACCGAGCCAGACCGATTGCGAACACAGCTTGCTTATCTGAATTTGAGTCAGCTTGATCTTCAGAACCTCGATAGCAGTATCGTTAGCAATAACGGTTGGTTAGGAGCGGCGGAGCGAATCGTCTTTGAAGCCTTTAGGATGTGCGCACCGTTTGTAAGTCCCTTCTCGATCAACAATCCCAACGGTTGGCGATATTGGCTCATTCACTTTGCCAACGTTTATCGAGCAAGGCAGGTCTACAATAATGTCCTGCACGAGAACAGCAGTCTGCAGGCGCACTTCGGTCGCTCCGGTCTCAACATGCTTTCTTACGATCCCTCTCACGACGGAAAGCTGTACCTATTTGACATGTCCGGTCGCGCGTCAGCAAAAAATCAACTCGCGGATGATATTCCCCGACTCGTTATGGAATCGGGCGACGCAATGCCGGTCTCCGACTTCTACGAAAGTATCTATAACATCACGCCCGCTCACACTGATGACGTCCATTCAGCAATCATTGAAAACCCCGACCTTGAAGTAGTTACCCCTTCGGGTGGGGAGCGTCGCAAAGCCAATACCATCGCCGTAAATGATGTTCTCAAGATCAAGACACAACGAAGCTTCTTCCCTCTGTTCCTCAACGCCAATTCCGCACGCCGCAAATAA
- a CDS encoding DUF5131 family protein, with protein sequence MAETQIEWTDSTWNPVAGCSIVTAGCTHCYAMEMAKRLEAMGIAKYVGLTRKSGKRSVWTGVVREDRQALLLPYRWKKPRKVFVNSMSDLFHEKISDDFILDVWRVMRDTPHHNYQILTKRPERMAKFVAGKVRDVLPNVWLGTSIENAGVVHRVEHLRAAPAVIRFISFEPLIGPVGLIDLTDIHWAIVGGESGKHARPIQEPWVDEIYSQCLNAGTAFFFKQWGTWGKDNQRRSKKANGREYRGRTWDEMPTAVRTLATAP encoded by the coding sequence GTGGCTGAGACCCAGATCGAGTGGACTGATTCCACTTGGAATCCTGTCGCTGGGTGCTCGATTGTCACCGCTGGTTGCACTCATTGCTATGCAATGGAAATGGCCAAACGCCTTGAGGCTATGGGCATTGCGAAATACGTTGGCCTTACCCGCAAGAGTGGGAAGCGTTCGGTCTGGACGGGCGTTGTCCGCGAAGATCGTCAAGCGTTGTTGCTTCCATATCGCTGGAAGAAGCCGCGCAAAGTTTTTGTCAACTCCATGAGTGATCTATTCCACGAAAAGATCAGCGACGACTTCATCTTGGATGTTTGGCGCGTGATGCGAGACACCCCTCACCACAACTACCAGATTCTGACCAAACGTCCTGAACGCATGGCAAAATTCGTCGCCGGTAAAGTGAGAGATGTTCTGCCGAACGTCTGGCTCGGGACCAGCATAGAGAACGCGGGCGTCGTACATCGAGTTGAACATCTACGTGCGGCGCCGGCAGTTATCCGATTCATTTCATTCGAGCCGCTGATCGGACCGGTCGGACTGATTGACCTCACCGATATTCATTGGGCTATCGTTGGTGGGGAAAGCGGAAAGCATGCGCGCCCAATTCAAGAGCCGTGGGTAGATGAAATCTACAGCCAGTGCCTGAATGCGGGCACAGCCTTCTTCTTCAAGCAGTGGGGTACTTGGGGCAAGGACAACCAACGTCGATCAAAGAAAGCAAACGGAAGAGAATATCGAGGGCGAACCTGGGACGAGATGCCTACTGCAGTGCGAACACTCGCCACGGCGCCATAG